A region of Antedon mediterranea chromosome 8, ecAntMedi1.1, whole genome shotgun sequence DNA encodes the following proteins:
- the LOC140057731 gene encoding uncharacterized protein encodes MQPNPAKCNVMHVHFMRNEPNYVPLTIGDNVLEEKSVVKLLGVLLQKNMKWDYQVNEMISKSSRRLFMLYILKRYGAPRDDLVFTYITYIRPLLEYASPLWHSAITKQQCTQLEFVKKRAFKIIIGYNNYTGYQDTLEILNITSLQDRRLGVLAKFGSSLVTSGRFTSWIPENIKPERTLRSFNKYCVPRCRTNRYGNSTLPSAIRILNK; translated from the coding sequence ATGCAACCTAACCCTGCTAAATGCAATGTAATGCATGTTCATTTTATGAGGAATGAACCTAATTATGTACCGTTAACAATTGGAGACAATGTTCTAGAAGAGAAGTCTGTTGTTAAGTTACTGGGTGTCTTATTACAAAAGAACATGAAATGGGATTATCAAGTTAATGAAATGATATCCAAGTCCTCTCGTCGTTTgtttatgttatatattttaaaacgatATGGTGCACCTCGGGATGATCTTGTCTTTACCTATATAACGTACATCAGGCCCTTACTGGAGTATGCTAGTCCTCTATGGCATTCAGCAATCACTAAACAGCAATGCACCCAGTTGgaatttgttaaaaaaagaGCCTTTAAGATCATCATCGGATATAACAACTACACGGGGTACCAAGACACTTTAGAAATCTTGAATATAACATCTTTACAAGACAGACGGTTAGGTGTACTTGCCAAATTTGGAAGCAGTCTGGTGACATCTGGGCGTTTCACTTCGTGGATACCCGAGAACATCAAGCCCGAGAGGACTTTACGTTCCTTCAACAAGTACTGTGTACCTAGATGTAGAACTAACCGTTATGGGAATTCAACTCTTCCTAGTGCAAtaagaattttaaataaataa
- the LOC140056294 gene encoding deoxynucleoside triphosphate triphosphohydrolase SAMHD1-like, which translates to MPNRKRKTRGSGGGRGRKKPKVLNKIFNDPIHGTIELHPLCVKIIDTVQFQRLRNIKQLGGCYFVFPGASHNRFEHSIGVSHLAGNLVRSLNEKQPDLGITKKDILCVEIAGLCHDLGHGPFSHLFDRKFIPAIEGQKVWEHEDASLQMFDHLIKQNPEVENEFKRHLNDQDKTFIKELFYGKLKKFKLEEKEIRKYILDPLKKKYDLGVNSDTLMKNVREETNKVKYEMEERYIINVILDEMKKSELKITPEKIKELIIEPLKEKFPYTYKGRSKEKHFLYEIVANKRNGIDVDKWDYFARDGHMLGFSNCFDHKRLMKLASVLTVKDGESKQICFRDKEVGNLYDMFYTRHLLHRRACQHKVNLVIERMIVEALVLANEHLKLEYKDGETTVKKKMSEAIDDMKAYEQLTDNVLYDILKSLDTNMEEARDMVKKVFERKLYKCIGTYAVPKSNEEVVKKSDDEIKEEIVARAQPGGQLEKLNLIVERVKYDYGQKRENPIESVYFYSKEDNTKAFTIPKHKVSSMLLDHFHEMEIRVYCKDEKKKDIAKKGFEKCLKKWPPHKPCQTCKST; encoded by the exons ATGCCGAACCGTAAGCGAAAAACCAGAGGCTCTGGTGGTGGCC GAGGAAGAAAAAAACCGAAGGTTTTGAAT AAAATATTCAATGATCCTATTCATGGAACTATTGAGCTACATCCACTGTGTGTTAAAATCATTGACACTGTGCAGTTCCAGCGCCTACGCAACATCAAACAGCTGGGTGGTTGTTATTTCGTCTTTCCCGGAGCTTCTCACAACCGATTTGAACATTCTATTGG AGTATCGCATTTAGCTGGAAATCTGGTAAgatctttaaatgaaaaacaaccAGATCTGGGTATTACAAAGAAAGACATTTTATGTGTAGAGATCGCCGGACTTTGTCATGATTTAG gcCATGGTCCATTTTCACACCTGTTTGATAGAAAGTTCATACCTGCTATAGAAGGACAGAAAGTGTGGGAA CATGAAGATGCGTCTTTGCAGATGTTTGATCACCTCATTAAACAGAACCCTGAAGTAGAAAATGAATTTAAGAGGCATTTGAATGATCAAGACAAAACTTTCATTAAAGAGTTGTTTTATGGCAAACTGAAA aaATTCAAATTGGAAGAGAAGGAAATTCGAAAATATATTCTTGACCCATTGAAGAAA AAATACGACTTGGGGGTGAATTCTGACACACTAATGAAA AATGTGAGAGAGGAAACAAATAAAGTG aaatatgaaATGGAAGAGAGGTACATTATAAATGTGATTCTTGACGAAATGAAA AAATCTGAATTGAAAATAACACCGGAGAAAATTAAGGAATTGATTATTGAGCCACTGAAGGAA AAATTTCCATACACATATAAAGGCAGAAGTAAAGAGAAACACTTTCTGTACGAGATTGTTGCAAATAAACGCAACGGAATTGATGTTGATAAATGGGACTACTTTGCACGAGATGGTCATATGCTTGGATTCTCAAACTGTTTTGATCACAAGCGCTTAATGAAACTTGCAAGCGTTTTGACAGTGAAAGACGGTGAAAGTAAGCAGATATGCTTCCGAGACAAG GAAGTGGGAAATTTATATGATATGTTTTACACGCGACATCTTCTTCATAGAAGAGCCTGTCAGCACAAAGTAAACTTGGTCATTGAAAGAAT GATTGTTGAAGCATTAGTTCTAGCCAATGAACATCTAAAATTGGAATATAAAGATGG AGAGACaacagtaaaaaagaaaatgtcgGAAGCTATTGATGACATGAAAGCTTATGAGCAGTTAACAGACAATGTACTGTATGATATATTGAAATCATTAGATACAAACATGGAAGAGGCTCGCGATATGGTAAAAAAGGTGTTTGAGCGGAAGCTGTATAAATGTATTGGAACTTATGCTGTTCCAAAAAGCAATGAAGAAGTAGTAAAG AAATCTGATGACGAGATTAAGGAAGAGATCGTTGCACGTGCACAGCCCGGCGGCCAACTCgagaaattgaatttaattgttGAA cGTGTTAAATATGATTATGGGCAGAAAAGAGAAAATCCTATTGAATCTGTTTACTTTTACTCAAAAGAAGACAATACAAAAGCATTTACAATCCCTAAACAtaag GTGTCCAGCATGCTACTGGATCACTTTCATGAAATGGAAATACGTGTTTACTGCAAAGACGAAAAGAAAAAAGACATTGCAAAGAAAGGTTTTGAAAAATGCCTTAAAAAATGG CCTCCACATAAGCCATGTCAAACGTGCAAATCTACTTAG
- the LOC140057732 gene encoding uncharacterized protein, translating into MEEPAKQVVLTECEVTSDSIETADGAEVLTLDSAIAQLVASTSEEVQQATVVVDAAQSNPDDAEFDLEEDGNESEREILSTEILFRCKLCNFHGTSKMEIADHFISDHTAMEMVESSSKRDTTVKNVDCNEEDGDGGKQTRKSGRSNAGINRASDRSPESLPKKCNRKRKKTSDEESADVSETMYIQGFKTLDEWEANWRKKNIITEVHCPVDWCTGMMPEEEVEMHAKCHIKKHKGFQCSECSFNHKYWRDMRRHLYSKHFKEQRLWRCDQANCDLAFSTLGDLRKHMKHKHVFSNPDEIVVVGELDQDDNIEVEAMPVVKKSRRNYYPRFQACLLCGIKCKAKEETTFHEGKHYDDTNKDILVCTECDVVFHCEQIDELKEHVKIEHKRMTHSHRCTVCFFSTDRLFDLKKHMWTHSGQKNFVCDKCGARASTAYNLRVHHSRIHANEDDKKISCSLCDFRCAHPAVLKDHLRQVHQLLASGKLYQRITPMKTYKCSVCDYVGKKESSLRYHMRIHSENRQFKCMLCAYASKTKNNLILHMRTHNGMSPLKCPQCDFRGATNKIIQEHMMSKHTRERPYKCTICGWDTCYSGNMWKHMDMHRKKMGLKLQGEQLVLVSGGKDNAGLLTKDGCSKIIVARYESPKLKFRKRTNAAATTFLIQQLDGTFIQTSAGDTLTSGEAVQVTTVDAAETSQDEMTGPYNKVANLSKSGEDDGDNTSSFPTESEEQTMVLVSGVDSSGTPTEMTYVQGSSQAVTAADSGSEGNDAGSIRYVSQILSQMAAQITQSTNNPQEIGSSPYLPDGQVPTSITIQSADQLESQQLGEEGTTILVQSDNPEVNEAGMVTMQIQGDGQQSYVIPVKFQEGTGNSDQQEVTYATVRINQDGRPEEGTVVHEGIVTGDNQTTYMTVLDQSSEHQQQGTGDVSLHDADGQEIQTTYIVEMDEAEAAKLHAGGMATVASGEESQTAYISVEIDGATISAEHMSEKEKEITEHLKGELAEQLTEEMSKQLNKPITEQQLNEPITEQQLNEPITQQQLNEPITEQQLNEPITEQQLNEPITEQQLNEPITEQQLNEPITEQQLNEPITEQQMNEPITEQQLNEPITEQQMNEPITEQQLNEPITEQQMNEPITEQQLNEPITEQQMNEPITEQQLNEPITEQQLNEPITEQQMNEPITEQQLNEPITEQQLNEPITEQQLNEPITEQQMNEPITEQQLNEPITEQMNEPVSEQLNEPVSEQLNEPVSEQLNEPVSEQLNEPLTDDAGTTEVELMDEQVVLKLSRPLKVTKDTCIACGATQWKCFNSIHSVRSKSKRIHQLLQLYCHVNIARGGMCNPCERVLIKMHRKIEKFRNSCHETLAKNRLVTKENLLGIGITNKKNEKYARDNIVWPGKENLFVALSVCCNLPSALHHTITTEKLNHSSEYIKEMELNDGSICRRDHSYVRHSPRICVKAVCYAKPVLNPLTIENRKVVHPLARLAAMKIREMMGVGLLGSARLCRQASADAIKPQDRNLNKADMKMQANEEGCSENGKSNFSCTSVNEILKNADWLYRCDLENSNIEKRKLDICQRKAISNIRRPTRSDDPKPKKSKNIATTSPVVINSKDIILWESEWRKNNASVYYTCPVANCSEMVLGSERIMHIDAHSVEGFCCPSCQFKHDKWTTMRDHLRCNHSMPSQLYNCDQDGCNEVCISFKHLRQHILYVHQFESALQSDKNAMKCFDRKEIEEEMMLNELVSHDLCSVCGMACKVEDLPSHQTNHAVSGCALLKCLACDSMVSADEIKNHVLSMHRKLTYLYQCEKCEFSSQTSAGLQRHTGIKHANTILLVCDKCGKGFKTTSALSVHHKRVHATEDEKTVLCSTCGYLCAHETLLKEHIRKVHKNPSWRRFKCHLCEHFSLRESSLQRHMQMYHSRANDRQYKCSYCSFAGKTKDTLARHELRHKGSAPFVCPHCSFKNAKKQVVENHILVKHSNEGSYGCTICGVVFGYHSNLLSHMMQHQTSGNIDESSEQIVSNEQQDRLYFQL; encoded by the exons ATGGAAGAACCAGCAAAGCAAGTGGTGTTGACCGAATGTGAAGTAACCTCTGACAGCATTGAAACAGCTGATGGTGCCGAAGTCCTTACATTAGACAGCGCTATTGCACAGTTGGTAGCATCTACTAGTGAAGAAGTTCAACAAGCTACTGTAGTGGTTGATGCAGCCCAAAGCAACCCCGATGATGCAGAATTTGATCTCGAAGAAGATGGAAATGAGTCAGAAAGAGAAATACTCTCGACCGAGATTTTGTTTAGATGCAAACTCTGCAACTTCCATGGTACCTCTAAGATGGAAATTGCTGACCACTTCATATCAGATCATACGGCCATGGAAATGGTTGAATCTTCATCCAAACGTGACACTACAGTAAAGAATGTAGATTGTAATGAAGAGGATGGCGATGGTGGTAAACAAACGCGTAAAAGTGGTCGTAGCAATGCCGGAATCAACAGAGCTTCTGACAGATCGCCCGAGTCGCTGCCGAAAAAATGTAATcgtaaaagaaagaaaacaagcGATGAAGAATCCGCAGATGTTTCAGAAACAATGTATATACAGGGATTCAAAACATTGGATGAATGGGAAGCCAACTGGAGAAAGAAAAATATCATTACAGAGGTCCACTGCCCTGTTGATTGGTGCACTGGGATGATGCCGGAAGAAGAAGTGGAAATGCATGCCAAATGCcacattaaaaaacataaagggTTTCAATGTTCTGAATGTTcttttaatcataaatattgGAGAGATATGAGGCGCCATCTGTACAGTAAACACTTCAAAGAGCAGCGTTTGTGGCGGTGTGACCAAGCGAATTGCGATTTAGCTTTCTCTACTCTTGGTGATCTTCGTAAGCACATGAAACACAAACATGTGTTTTCAAACCCAGATGAAATTGTTGTTGTTGGAGAATTGGATCAAGACGATAACATAGAAGTAGAGGCCATGCCAGTTGTTAAGAAGTCACGTCGTAACTATTATCCACGGTTCCAAGCCTGCTTGTTGTGTGGAATTAAGTGTAAAGCCAAGGAGGAGACTACATTCCATGAGGGGAAACATTACGACGACACCAATAAAGACATTTTGGTATGTACCGAATGTGACGTTGTGTTCCACTGTGAACAAATAGACGAACTGAAAGAACATGTCAAAATTGAACACAAAAGGATGACGCATTCACATCGTTGCACTGTATGTTTCTTCTCAACAGATCGTCTGTTTGATCTAAAAAAACACATGTGGACGCACTCTGGCCAAAAGAACTTTGTCTGCGATAAATGCGGAGCAAGAGCATCAACTGCTTACAACCTGCGTGTACATCATAGTCGCATACATGCTAATGAGGACGACAAGAAAATATCTTGCAGTCTTTGTGATTTTCGTTGCGCCCATCCGGCCGTATTGAAGGACCATCTACGCCAAGTTCATCAACTTCTAGCTAGTGGTAAACTGTATCAACGAATCACGCCAATGAAAACATATAAATGCTCTGTGTGCGATTACGTCGGCAAGAAAGAGAGCAGTTTGCGGTACCATATGAGGATTCATTCTGAGAATCGGCAGTTCAAATGCATGCTGTGTGCTTATGCTAGTAAAACAAAGAACAACCTTATCCTACACATGAGAACACACAATGGTATGAGTCCACTTAAGTGCCCTCAATGCGACTTTAGag GTGCCACAAACAAGATTATTCAAGAACACATGATGAGCAAACACACGCGTGAAAGACCTTACAAGTGTACGATATGCGGATGGGACACTTGCTACAGCGGTAATATGTGGAAACACATGGACATGCACCGTAAGAAAATGGGTCTGAAGTTACAAGGTGAACAACTGGTTCTAGTCAGTGGAGGGAAAGATAACGCAGGCCTTCTCACCAAAGATGGCTGCAGCAAGATAATTGTCGCAAGGTATGAATCTCCGAAACTGAAGTTTAGGAAACGAACAAACGCTGCAGCTACGACGTTTTTGATCCAGCAACTTGATGGAACGTTTATCCAGACGTCTGCTGGTGATACTCTAACTAGTGGCGAAGCAGTGCAGGTGACAACTGTAGACGCTGCGGAAACATCACAAGATGAAATGACTGGTCCTTATAACAAAGTTGCCAATTTGTCCAAGTCTGGTGAAGACGATGGTGATAATACATCCAGTTTTCCCACAGAATCTGAGGAGCAAACGATGGTTTTAGTCTCTGGTGTCGACTCATCTGGTACACCAACTGAGATGACCTATGTTCAGGGTAGCTCACAAGCCGTCACTGCTGCTGACAGTGGTTCTGAAGGTAATGACGCAGGAAGCATTCGGTATGTCTCACAAATTCTTTCGCAAATGGCTGCACAGATTACACAATCAACTAACAATCCACAAGAAATTGGTTCATCACCATATCTACCAGATGGCCAGGTTCCGACATCGATAACTATCCAGTCGGCAGACCAGCTTGAATCTCAACAGCTTGGAGAAGAAGGTACTACAATTCTTGTCCAAAGTGATAACCCGGAGGTCAATGAGGCTGGCATGGTGACAATGCAAATACAAGGCGATGGTCAACAATCTTATGTGATACCGGTCAAATTCCAAGAAGGAACTGGCAATTCAGACCAGCAAGAAGTGACCTATGCTACTGTACGTATTAACCAAGACGGGAGACCTGAAGAAGGTACTGTTGTCCATGAAGGGATTGTCACCGGTGACAACCAGACCACCTACATGACCGTTTTGGATCAAAGCTCAGAACATCAGCAGCAAGGAACCGGTGATGTGAGTCTCCATGACGCCGATGGTCAAGAGATTCAAACAACGTATATAGTTGAGATGGATGAAGCTGAAGCTGCCAAGCTTCATGCAGGAGGAATGGCAACAGTTGCCAGTGGAGAGGAGAGCCAAACCGCATACATATCTGTTGAGATTGATGGAGCTACAATTTCTGCCGAACACATGAGTGAAAAAGAAAAGGAAATTACTGAGCATCTGAAAGGAGAACTTGCTGAACAATTGACGGAGGAAATGTCTAAGCAGTTGAACAAGCCAATAACAGAGCAGCAATTGAATGAGCCAATAACAGAGCAGCAATTGAATGAGCCAATAACACAGCAGCAATTGAATGAGCCAATAACAGAGCAGCAATTGAATGAGCCAATAACAGAGCAGCAATTGAATGAGCCAATAACAGAGCAGCAATTGAATGAGCCAATAACAGAGCAGCAATTGAATGAGCCAATAACAGAGCAGCAATTGAATGAGCCAATAACAGAGCAGCAAATGAATGAGCCAATAACAGAGCAGCAATTGAATGAGCCAATAACAGAGCAGCAAATGAATGAGCCAATAACAGAGCAGCAATTGAATGAGCCAATAACAGAGCAGCAAATGAATGAGCCAATAACAGAGCAGCAATTGAATGAGCCAATAACAGAGCAGCAAATGAATGAGCCAATAACAGAGCAGCAATTGAATGAGCCAATAACAGAGCAGCAATTGAATGAGCCAATAACAGAGCAGCAAATGAATGAGCCAATAACAGAGCAGCAATTGAATGAGCCAATAACAGAGCAGCAATTGAATGAGCCAATAACAGAGCAGCAATTGAATGAGCCAATAACAGAGCAGCAAATGAATGAGCCAATAACAGAGCAGCAATTGAATGAGCCAATTACTGAGCAAATGAATGAGCCGGTAAGTGAGCAGTTAAATGAGCCAGTAAGTGAGCAGTTGAATGAGCCAGTAAGTGAGCAATTGAATGAGCCAGTAAGTGAGCAATTAAATGAACCATTGACAGACGATGCAGGAACAACTGAAGTGGAACTA ATGGACGAGCAAGTAGTACTTAAACTTTCAAGACCACTAAAAGTTACGAAAGACACCTGTATAGCATGTGGTGCAACACAGTGGAAATGCTTCAACTCTATTCATTCCGTTCGCAGTAAAAGTAAAAGAATACACCAGTTATTACAACTTTATTGTCATGTAAATATTGCAAGGGGCGGGATGTGCAATCCCTGTGAGCGAGTGCTTATAAAAATGCATCGTAAAATAGAAAAGTTTCGCAATAGTTGTCACGAAACACTTGCGAAAAACAGACTAGTTACAAAAGAAAACTTATTAGGAATAGGTATTACTaataaaaagaatgaaaaataTGCAAGAGATAACATTGTTTGGCCCGGAAAAGAAAACCTGTTTGTTGCCCTATCGGTTTGTTGTAACTTACCTTCTGCTCTGCATCATACAATCACAACTGAAAAGTTAAATCATTCATCAGAGTACATCAAAGAGATGGAATTGAACGATGGTTCCATCTGTCGGAGGGATCATAGCTATGTCAGACATTCCCCACGGATATGTGTGAAAGCAGTGTGTTATGCAAAACCTGTGTTGAATCCATTGACTATTGAAAACCGTAAGGTGGTACATCCGTTGGCAAGGCTTGCTGCTATGAAAATAAGAGAGATGATGGGGGTAGGTTTACTGGGGTCTGCTAGACTATGCAGGCAAGCAAGTGCAGATGCCATTAAACCTCAAGatagaaatttaaataaagcAGATATGAAGATGCAAGCAAACGAGGAAGGATGCAGTGAAAATGGGAAATCTAATTTCAG ttgtACATCCGTAAATGAGATTCTAAAAAATGCAGATTGGCTATACAGATGTGATTTGGAAAATAGCAATATAGAAAAACGAAAACTTGATATTTGTCAACGCAAAGCAATAAGCAATATTAGAAGGCCTACACGTAGCGATGACCCAAAGCCGAAGAAGTCAAAGAATATAGCAACAACTAGTCCTGTCGTAATTAATTCCAAAGATATCATTCTATGGGAATCCGAGTGGAGAAAAAATAATGCTAGTGTTTACTACACATGCCCGGTAGCTAACTGTTCGGAAATGGTTCTTGGCTCCGAGCGCATAATGCACATTGATGCGCACTCTGTGGAAGGTTTTTGCTGTCCATCGTGTCAATTCAAACACGATAAGTGGACTACAATGCGTGATCATCTACGCTGCAATCATTCAATGCCGAGTCAACTGTATAATTGCGATCAAGATGGTTGCAACGAGGTGTGCATTTCGTTCAAACATTTACGTCAACACATTTTATACGTTCACCAATTTGAAAGCGCTCTGCAATCCGATAAGAACGCTATGAAATGTTTTGATCGGAAAGAGATAGAAGAAGAGATGATGTTGAATGAATTGGTTTCCCACGATCTATGTTCTGTTTGCGGTATGGCATGCAAAGTAGAAGATCTACCAAGCCACCAGACAAATCATGCGGTTTCTGGATGCGCATTGTTAAAATGTTTAGCATGTGATTCTATGGTTTCTGCTGATGAGATTAAAAACCATGTATTGTCAATGCATCGAAAATTAACGTATCTTTATCAATGCGAAAAGTGTGAATTTTCGTCGCAAACATCTGCGGGTCTTCAACGCCACACAGGTATAAAACATGCGAATACAATTCTTTTAGTATGCGATAAATGCGGAAAGGGATTTAAAACGACTTCTGCTTTAAGTGTGCATCATAAACGCGTTCACGCGACGGAAGATGAGAAGACGGTGTTGTGCTCCACCTGCGGATACCTTTGTGCTCACGAAACCCTCTTGAAAGAACACATCCGCAAAGTGCATAAAAACCCGTCATGGCGCCGTTTTAAATGTCATCTTTGCGAACATTTCAGTCTGAGAGAGAGTAGTCTACAACGCCATATGCAGATGTATCACAGTCGGGCTAATGACCGGCAGTATAAGTGTTCTTACTGCTCATTTGCTGGAAAAACCAAAGACACGTTGGCTCGCCACGAATTGCGACACAAGGGTTCCGCTCCATTTGTTTGCCCTCATTGTAGTTTTAAAA aTGCCAAGAAACAAGTAGTTGAGAATCACATTCTTGTGAAACATTCTAATGAAGGATCATACGGTTGTACAATTTGCGGAGTTGTTTTTGGTTACCATAGCAATCTGCTCTCGCATATGATGCAGCATCAAACGAGTGGCAACATCGACGAGAGTTCAGAACAAATAGTTTCAAATGAACAGCAAGACAGGTTGTACTTTCAACTTTGA
- the LOC140056231 gene encoding uncharacterized protein produces MAAPNDSYIVQGYGKHKKNIIEIASFLRNFYEGNVPDNVDSHSETRPWEEMIHHAIYGRICTTSNAANQPVKLSDQPNRKTAFVFGPETVCSTLLQFQPYEMLLHLGFLPEYIKVKVVDQKKAFWVVLLYPDSVPQCTPILPATWDGVLKFVRRCYPDAFQIVKQHLYIMKNNPVEFFEAQAGFKFIDALHNPDGPNFMSYARFRMLPPPQLEWETRLFLYCEVRIFELFTGNGFTKRSDGIQGEKEYICENYELTMFGDENCVAIPLTVCIPPSNVDDSLE; encoded by the exons atggCGGCGCCCAATGATTCGTACATTGTACAGGGCTACGGAAAACACaagaaaaacataattgaaattGCATCTTTCCTGAGAAATTTTTACGAAGGAAATGTGCCTGATAATGTTGACAGTCACAGCGAAACCCGCCCGTGGGAAGAAATGATACATCATGCAATTTACGGGAGAATTTGCACTACTTCAAATGCAGCCAACCAACCTGTCAAGCTGTCTGACCAACCGAATCGTAAAACAGCATTTGTGTTTGGGCCTGAAACTGTGTGTTCCACTTTGTTACAGTTCCAGCCATATGAAATGCTTTTACACCTTGGCTTTTTACCTGAATACATAAAAGTCAAG GTTGTTGACCAAAAGAAAGCCTTCTGGGTTGTACTTCTGTATCCTGATTCAGTCCCACAATGCACTCCGATTCTACCCGCAACGTGGGATGGCGTCTTGAAATTTGTGCGGAGATGCTATCCAGACGCATTCCAGATAGTCAAACAACATCTCTATATTATGAAAAACAATCCGGTAGAGTTTTTCGAAGCACAAGCAGGATTCAAATTTATTGATGCATTGCATAATCCAGACGGACCTAACTTTATGAGTTATGCACGCTTTCGGATGCTTCCCCCACCCCAACTTGAGTGGGAGACCCGATTGTTTTTATACTGTGAAGTCCGGATATTTGAACTGTTCACAGGGAATGGGTTCACAAAGCGGTCCGATGGTATCCAAGGAGAGAAGGAGTATATTTGCGAGAACTATGAACTGACAATGTTTGGTGATGAAAACTGTGTTGCAATTCCGCTGACTGTCTGTATACCGCCCTCTAATGTCGATGACAGCCTGGAATAA